In Apostichopus japonicus isolate 1M-3 chromosome 5, ASM3797524v1, whole genome shotgun sequence, a single window of DNA contains:
- the LOC139967341 gene encoding uncharacterized protein, translating into MAFQSILFKRGFELIVVLFIAVPLSAHDIIVNKQYQPESLKGTLPPVSPAVVVNCTGLLSCTHKCLPGSVADVGDPSCECCSEPGFCETKTDCKACGKGTYQPDGGATHCVACPAGTEGKEEGSTSCKGCSIGHYNNRTGSTECKECLAGTFSNSTNSTYCHQCPLGFNQSEPGQDKCLPCQPGYHANVTGTTNCKICEPGSFSSQDGTVNCTLCQKGWYQPKKGQGNCLECLEGNFSSQKGSTQCEQCQPGYYSNTNGSSSCTPCEAGTKSITSESTSCDPCHQGTFSDQGQSYCTLCDLGTHCDHEQCESCSPCPSGQETRILGAVNCTLCSPGWVKDGDTDDLCKPCGLGWYQLKSGQSHCIECSEGYYCPCTVCGPRPCPADASCPKGSVQPIYATCPKLFIKQENGSCIPTVWFYVAVTGVVVMLSALAAAFIFRRKQRTNVYSADLTPLRREGQPVYQGL; encoded by the exons ATGGCATTTCAGAGTATACTTTTCAAACGTGGCTTCGAACTGATTGTCGTCCTCT TCATTGCCGTTCCTCTCTCAGCGCATGACATCATAGTAAACAAACAGTACCAACCAGAGAGCTTGAAAGGAACCTTACCCCCTGTTAGCCCCGCTGTCGTCGTCAACTGTACAGGGTTACTCTCCTGCACACATAAGTGCTTGCCGGGGTCAGTAGCTGATGTTG GTGATCCCTCGTGTGAATGTTGCAGTGAACCAGGGTTTTgtgaaacaaaaacagattGTAAGGCTTGTGGTAAGGGAACCTACCAACCTGATGGTGGGGCCACTCACTGTGTAGCATGTCCAGCAGGAACTGAAGGGAA AGAGGAAGGAAGCACATCCTGCAAGGGTTGTTCCATAGGTCATTACAACAACCGCACAGGCTCGACTGAATGTAAAGAGTGCCTAGCCGGGACGTTTTCAAACAGCACAAATTCTACATACTGCCACCAATGTCCTCTTGGGTTCAACCAGTCAGAGCCAGGACAAGACAAGTGCCTTCCTTGCCAACCAGGTTACCATGCCAACGTGACAGGAACAACCAACTGTAAGATTTGTGAACCAGGTTCTTTCAGCAGTCAGGATGGGACAGTTAATTGTACCCTTTGCCAGAAGGGGTGGTACCAACCAAAGAAGGGGCAAGGGAATTGCCTAGAGTGCTTAGAAGGAAATTTTTCAAG TCAAAAAGGTTCTACACAGTGTGAACAATGCCAACCTGGTTACTATAGCAATACAAATGGCAGCTCATCGTGCACTCCTTGCGAGGCAG GTACGAAGTCAATAACAAGTGAATCGACTTCCTGTGATCCGTGTCACCAGGGAACCTTCAGtgaccagggtcaaagttactGCACCCTGTGTGATCTTGGGACACATTGCGATCATGAACAATGTGAAAG CTGTTCTCCATGTCCATCTGGACAGGAGACCAGGATTCTAGGCGCAGTAAACTGCACACTTTGCAGTCCAGGGTGGGTCAAAGACGGGGACACCGATGACCTGTGTAAGCCGTGCGGTCTGGGCTGGTACCAGCTGAAATCTGGTCAGAGTCACTGCATTGAATGTTCAGAGGGGTACTACTGTCCG TGCACAGTCTGTGGTCCAAGGCCATGCCCAGCCGATGCTTCGTGTCCAAAGGGCAGTGTGCAACCTATTTACGCTACATGCCCAAAGTTATTTATCAAACAAGAGAATGGG AGTTGCATCCCCACGGTCTGGTTCTACGTAGCAGTGACT